The following are from one region of the Sandaracinus amylolyticus genome:
- a CDS encoding ATP-binding protein → MPTDAELASLRARIAELEHENARLRESVFEPSTPDVVRVAGDLAPLFAQVGATMRERFRQIDIDPARAMIGIGGERYLLVRASSLATDFLDTLVQLYADRGEREALSIARGFLFDIAHTIGLHDARSMHEQLRSNEPLEKLAGGPIRFAYTGWGQVEIRPESRPIADDDFFLLHAHPYSFEAASFIASGRSSDVPVCIMGAGYSSGWCEASFGLELTAVEVACKARGDDECLFVMAPPHRIADQIRERFGGERGGALRESAIDIPTYFERKRVEEELHHSIERLREAQEELVRKERLATVGLLVSGVAHEVNTPLGVAVTAMGVVGEEMSALRALFERNDLTKGALRAFLERGGQAAEMVRSNLERAAAEITKFKRVSVDHSSEEPRRIDVGEYVRQTLDSLRPLVRRAALDVRVHTEGDLGCVTCPGALAQIVTNFVTNTIMHGARGDGSRTAVEITIWRPTPRTVSLVYRDDGRGMSEATRAQAFQPFFTTTRGAGGTGLGLYVVQSLVADTLGGRVTLESELGGGTTLSVVFPVDRAITGA, encoded by the coding sequence ACGCCGAACTCGCCTCGCTGCGCGCTCGCATCGCCGAGCTCGAGCACGAGAACGCGCGCCTCCGCGAGAGCGTGTTCGAGCCGAGCACACCCGACGTCGTGCGCGTCGCGGGCGACCTCGCGCCGCTCTTCGCGCAGGTCGGCGCGACGATGCGCGAGCGCTTCCGCCAGATCGACATCGACCCCGCGCGCGCGATGATCGGCATCGGCGGAGAGCGCTATCTGCTCGTCCGCGCCTCGTCCCTCGCGACCGACTTCCTCGACACGCTGGTGCAGCTCTACGCCGATCGCGGCGAGCGCGAGGCGCTGTCGATCGCGCGCGGATTCCTCTTCGACATCGCGCACACGATCGGGCTCCACGATGCGCGCTCGATGCACGAGCAGCTCCGCTCGAACGAGCCGCTCGAGAAGCTCGCCGGTGGACCGATCCGATTCGCGTACACGGGCTGGGGCCAGGTCGAGATCCGCCCCGAGAGCCGTCCGATCGCCGATGACGACTTCTTCCTGCTCCACGCGCACCCGTACTCGTTCGAGGCAGCGAGCTTCATCGCGTCGGGGCGCAGCTCCGACGTGCCGGTCTGCATCATGGGCGCGGGGTACTCGTCGGGGTGGTGCGAGGCGAGCTTCGGCCTCGAGCTCACGGCGGTCGAGGTCGCGTGCAAGGCGCGCGGCGACGACGAGTGCCTCTTCGTGATGGCGCCGCCGCACCGCATCGCCGATCAGATCCGCGAGCGCTTCGGCGGCGAGCGCGGCGGTGCGCTGCGCGAGAGCGCGATCGACATCCCGACGTACTTCGAGCGCAAGCGCGTCGAGGAGGAGCTGCATCACTCGATCGAGCGGCTGCGCGAGGCGCAGGAAGAGCTGGTGCGCAAGGAGCGGCTCGCGACGGTCGGTCTGCTCGTCTCGGGCGTCGCGCACGAGGTCAACACGCCGCTCGGCGTCGCGGTCACCGCGATGGGCGTCGTCGGCGAGGAGATGAGCGCGCTCCGCGCGCTCTTCGAGCGCAACGATCTCACCAAGGGCGCGCTGCGCGCGTTCCTCGAGCGCGGCGGACAAGCGGCCGAGATGGTGCGCTCCAACCTCGAGCGCGCCGCCGCCGAGATCACCAAGTTCAAGCGGGTGTCGGTCGATCACTCGAGCGAGGAGCCGCGGCGCATCGACGTCGGCGAGTACGTTCGGCAGACGCTCGACAGCTTGCGCCCGCTGGTGCGCAGGGCCGCGCTCGACGTCCGCGTCCACACCGAAGGCGACCTCGGCTGCGTCACCTGCCCGGGCGCGCTCGCGCAGATCGTCACGAACTTCGTGACCAACACGATCATGCACGGCGCGCGCGGCGACGGGTCGCGCACTGCGGTCGAGATCACGATCTGGCGCCCGACGCCGCGCACCGTCTCGCTCGTCTACCGCGACGACGGACGAGGGATGAGCGAGGCGACGCGTGCGCAGGCGTTCCAGCCGTTCTTCACCACCACGCGCGGTGCCGGCGGAACGGGCCTCGGGCTCTACGTCGTGCAGTCGCTGGTCGCCGACACGCTGGGGGGCAGGGTGACGCTCGAGAGCGAGCTCGGGGGCGGCACCACGCTGAGCGTGGTGTTCCCGGTCGATCGCGCGATCACCGGCGCGTGA